ATTTATGTACATGAATACATCCATTTGGATACAATTATCTAAAAGCTTAATGGGCAATAAATGAGTGAATATGGCAGGTTTAAACTTTATAGTCACTGATTGCTTTAAATAGAATTATAAAAATACGCATAAAGGTCTTCCAAGCCAAGGTCTCTTACCTTTGGTTTCTGTCTTTGTGTTTGCTTCAGTGTTGATTCTATCCATTCCTGGTGCTTGATTTACTATCATAACAAAAGTGAGATGTTAGCATGAAAAATGTTGCATGATTGCATGATTAAGCATCAACCCCATAGATAGTTGTATATATTGTCAAAAGAGCCTTCTTAAGGTAACATGAGGTAATTAACCTGAGGTAAGTGCAAGAGGTCTCcaaatagcaataataatagtGTCATAACTGACTGAGGAAGTGGCTGATGTGTTATTACCATAACTAATTATTGCATGACTACAAAAAAGCTGATAAGAAATGTCCAGAGAGGGGCTACTCACATCTAGAAGTTTAAATAGATGATTTGATAGAAGATTTAGTTTAAGTAAATAGCCTGGGAAATGTCTAACTGTGAAATTATTAGTTTAATGAAAGCCTGTATAGAGTTAATGGATTCTCTGTTCAGTTGTATTCAATATTTTCATTCATCTAGCAATGCCTCATGAAGCTGTAAAAAGTACTTCAATTCATTTGTCAAAGATaattctttgattttttttaatgaatatgttACCCAAGTGCCATTAATTATATTACTGTTCTAGTACTTTGtcttgtatatgtatatatatatatatatatatatatatatatatatatatatatatatatatatatatagtaacaGAAATATGTCTGTATACTGTGTTTAAGAATAAGCTCCATAATCAGTTCGGATTAGTTTGGACTGATGAATAATTTCAACTAGTTCCCCTCTACAGCTTACCtgtgataaatgataaatgttatAGTATATGAATCACCCCATTTCTTTTTAGttctacataaatataaaaggtGCTTAATAGCCATGCGCAAGTTATAGTTCATCATATTGAAGAATGTAGACAAATAACAAGTCATTCTAGACCAAAGTTACATCCTGAGCTCACACATACATTTAGGTTAAATATGGAAAATAAGTGTATAATGTCATGAAAGAATTTCCCACATTCACTTTTTCTTAACAAGTCAGGTTAGATAGACTTAGAAGCACAGTGCGCATTCACTCACATCCATTTCTGTACTGTGAAATCTTAAACAAGTAACAGTAAAATAGTAAGACCTAGGcattgaaataataatagagaAGTAATATACAGCAAGTTAGATTGTACATACCCTCTCAAAGAAATCAGTCTTAATTCCAGCATCTGCCCTGACACTCTAAACATAAAAATGCCTGCACATGCTTTTCTTCTCCTGTATACTCAGATAATATGACCTCACACAGGCCTACAACTTCCTGTCAAACTGTCGTAAGCTATCCTGTGGGCCTCTTTATACTGCTTTAGCAAAGATTCAGATTTtctttagagaaaaaaaaaggggaatAGCTTTAAGATTTAAAACACAGgttaatatatacaaatattataaatgtatgtataaataattttttacaaTAGAACAGTAGAAGTAGAAATACAACATCAGAAGTCACAGGTGTTCTTAGCACGTTTTGTAAGCTTATCTGCGTTAAATAAAGAACCACTTCCTGTACATGTTGTGTCAGCTATCGATGAGCATTTCACATCCTTTTTTCGGACTGCCAGTGCAAAACAGTTTCTCAGGTGTCGAGAAATATTAAGTTACACTAAATATTGTCTTGTGTTTTAAAGGGTGCAGAACTGATATTTATGCTGAACATGTTATTGTAAATAGCATTTGTGTGCCAAAAAGgcatctatttaaaaaaaaaaaaagacatatctGCTCCAGAGTGTGATTACAGAGCATATTTAACATTGTGTACAAGATTGAACTAAAGATAATACTAGTCACTGCATCATAACAGGGTGTTTAATCATTTTCAAAAACTTTTCAAAATCCTTTAGGTCATTTTAATGCTTTACAGAATAGAAATTaacagaagcaaaaaaaagaaggttGTTTTCCAAAgctaatatttacagtataaatTGGAAGTCTATATAGCTTCAAATAAAGcttaaataattacataacaAATGTGTGAGTGATTATGAGAGTTGATCAAGTTTAAGATGTTGTTTATGTACTTCCGTATATTTTAGATTGTCTTAAATTTACGCAGCAACTGAGTTTACACTTACATTGTAATAAGCTGTACAGTatctatacagtatgtatattaTAATACTTAATATTGTCATAACTGACACTGAGTAAAATCTAATTTTCACAAGCTGCATAATGAATAAAGCAAGAACCTCAAAACGAAGACACTTGATATCTTTTCTAAACATGTTTTTCACAATATTTTCCCTCATTGTAAGCATGTCATAGACAATTAAagtttatacactatatatcaGAAAATGGCATCCAACATTCAATCCAGAAGGAAATATGTTTCTTGACACACAGCTCAACATGACTCACTTCTACATAAGATCACTTCTCCATTACTAAAAGTGCCACCAGAGCAGCTATTTAAAAGTGTTGTAGTTGTCTTACCTGAACGCTTTAACGTGCCACGTCTCAGTGGTGGTTGGCTTTTTTCCTAACAAGGGAAATACAACAAAATGGATTTAGAGTCTCTTTTGGTTTAATGCTTTTTCCATAATGGAAATATTTTGTTACTGACTTCCGCTTTCCTTATAACAGATGTCTCTGATTCATTCCCAATAAACAAGTTTAAAATAACAGGAAAAATTGCAATCACAGAAAGTCCACAGTAAAGTTAACTGTGGGAAAACAAACCAGTGGCATGCTATCTTTTACTTACcattaaaatataaactataaatGAACTGGTCTAAAAACTGAACTAATCAACAAACTCTGGTAAAAGTCTATAAATAACATAGATAGACTCCCGTTCTCCCACACAGTGATAGTGTGAGAACTTTTCCACCCACTCACTTGGAGAGCCTCCATCGGGATTATCATGACAAAGTTGTCAGGGAAAAAGCCCCTTCGTCCGTTCAGTTCTCCTTCCCACCATCCCTCATCCTCAGAGACCTTCAGGATAGAAATAAAAAGCAGTCAGACACACTTACTCTGAAAATAAGGAAGCACAAATGAATGAAGAATTCATGTTGACTGCCTAATTAATCCCTTACATAATAGTCCTTTTTTGAAATGAAATGCCTTCTTGGAATTCATTGGAAGAAGAAGGAAGTGAGGGAGGAAGTGAGACAGGGAGTTAAACAACAGGCCAATGCTATCAGTTAAACTCAGGCGACAGACCTTGTTGATGATGGCGACAATTTCTCCCTTCTTTAGATCTAGTTCATCCTCAGCACTGGCCGTGTAGTCGAACATAACTTGGCAACATTCTTTTactgaaagacaacacaaacagGAATGTCTAGTATGTCTAGCTGGTCAACATTGTGACGTTACACTAAAATAAATGCTGCAAATATTTGGCTTATGACTAGTTAATAGTAGAAGCAGAGTAAATGGTGGCAGACGTAATGCATCACATAATGAACCGGACAGAAATAAAGCATCATTGTAAAGCAGTGATTCATAACAAATCCATTCTAAATGTGATGGTGCGATGGTTCAAGCTAACACCCCAATGGTATGCAGTAATTTAGGGAAATCCCAGGAGTCACCACCCAATGATTTTCAAAACACATCTATGCTCATTTTACCATACAgctacattttcatgctttaaTCATTAAGTCATCAGAACAGGCCCAACAGGCTTATCTCAAAAACTAGCTACTTACTGTTAAACGCATCTACTTACCATTTGTCTTTTTACGTATGCTTGCTTTCTGTTGTTGTACTCCCTGTAAAGAAACAGACAGTTTAAATAAACTTATTTCAGTACATGTACCACAGTTTCATCTGGATAATGTTATAGTGTGCTGTACCTCTTTCATGAAGATGGCCTCAGAGAGTTTAGTTCTGCTCTTCACATCTGCATATCATTAAAAATGGTTTAGGGAGACACACTTTCAATTTCTTTATTAGTTAAAATTGAAATATATAACAAATTCTCGCATACTGCATATAATGTCAAAAACTATAACCAAACCTTTCGGACAGACAAAAATTTCTTTTGCAAAGTTTGAAGGAAAAGCTCCTATTTTTCCAGCTTTTTTCCCCATCCACCATCCATCTTCAATCTATGAGCAGATTCACAGGAAAGCCATTAAAAATGCTAGGATTTAGAAGACTTTACAAACTCAAATGGTTAATCTTTATGTAATAATATTACTCAACTATACCAGCGAAATCTAAACATCTACAGATTCTAATAGTGCTAGAGTGGTTAATGTTGTCCCTGGTTCAATACTGTGTTAAGGTTACTGAGTTTCACATGCTCTCCCTGTGGGTTTCCTATTGGGTTGTCCAGGTTCCTTCCACCTCATGAAAACAGTCTTACTTGTTAGTGGCAGGGGAATCAGTAGATGCTATAGTACACTGGtgctaggggtgtgtgtgtgtttggtgtccTAGACTGTCATCTTATCTCGAATGAATGCCTGCTTCATGTGTGTGATGCTTCAGAATCACAATAACCCAGACATGATAAAAGTGTAATTAAAGATTGAAAAATGAAAGACTACAGATGCTAATCTGAAGAGCAGTTATTTAGTGACTTGATTATATGCATACACATTGCTAATTTATGTTATAGATAGACtgcaagaaaaataataataataaaatagtcaACTAAAGAATTATGAATAATCCTCTGCTATAGAACATTGCTAAAGATGATCTTTGTGAAAAAGCATGCTGCACACTACCTCTCTGATGATCTCTATGACCTCCCCAACAACTAGCTCGAGCTCAtcttgatgatgtggtgtgtagttATAAGTCACTTCGCATTTCCTGCACTGCTCCTTCATCATCTTTGCTGGAATGATAAATAACCAGAGAAATTATTACCAGCTAGAGAAAATGTAACGCTCTTGTCAAGCAAATAGAAATACTGTACTGCTTGTCATGTGACATTTTGATGCTTTCTGTATAGAACtgtttgtgtaaaatgtagCACTTATGCTGCTGTTGTGATAGGATGTGGTCTAAGTGAAACCTTGGTTCTGCTGATGCTCTCAGGGCATACAGTTTTTGACCTACTAAACGCTTAAATGGCTTCTTGGGGCTATATAGGAAAAGATACTGTAAAAAGTACATACGCTGTCTTATGCTTCGTGGCTCCCTCTTACTGTCTCCTTTTAAGTTAACAGGCACCTCCTGTATTGGCAGAAATTGGAAGTTAGCAAGGAAGAACCCAAAAAAGGTCAAAGACACTTAAAGAAAATATCAGACCTGGACAAAGTTAGCAGGGAAGATGCCTCTCTTTCCCCGAAGTTCTCCTTCCAACCAGCCCTCCTCACTGGACGGTGTCACATTCTTCACCACATCACCCGCACGCACTGTTATCTCATCCCCCATTGTTCCCTCAAAGTCTAACAAAACCAGTACCTCTGACATACACAGGGACATAGAGATTTCACCATCAGTATAACAATGGGGATTCAAAGAATATAATTTTGCATGTTGCTAAAGTTCATTTTATTGCCATGATCAGTACTGATGCCTTGCCACAATTGCTGCTGTGTTAAAAATGATGtagtcttttttttctgcctaGTTAATGCACCAGTGAATATGTTAAAGCTAGTAAAAACATGTGCTTTTCACACGGCTGAGATCCAGtgtattaaataatgttaaCTTAGTATGCATTCAGCCAAATCAAATGGTTAACTGTCTCAGACAAGTAGCTGCTTCGTTTGCACAGTAATGTGTTTCAACAGGCCAGAAGGTATGTGGTATGTGGCATGAAAATCCAGGTGGAGTTTCACTCTGAACGTGACTGTGCTAGCTGTAGCATTTACTGAATAGACTTTTTATCCATGTAAATCAATTTTCCTAGACAGCATGTACCTTATCTGTTGCCATTTTATTAAGAGGTGAATTATGGAGAGGTGAAAGTCAGGAAGAAGTTAGGACGAAATCAACTCATCTCATCACAGTACTATTGTGTGTTCTACCTCCTCATGACAAAACTAAACAGTTTTCAATTAGAAGTAATATACTCAGAAATAAATTCCAAATCAAGGGCAGGTTATCTTTACAAAGGTTTTAGACTGAAATGTTCTGAGTATTAGGTTTGTAAGTAGGTTTTTGCCAGAACAGCTAAAGATCCTGAATCCTGATACCATAATATTATGATACTAAATCCTTGTGTTGCAAAATAACAATGAGGAAAAAATATGACATTAAAGTTCCGTACGACTTTATAAACTAATGCTTTTATTTCAAATGCTAATGATATGCCCAAGGCAGTTGTTACAGCTGTACAAAAGTTAAcaatatacattatttattcattggtTGTTATTTATAGTTCAATTATTTTCCCAAAACTGACAATCAAGCAAATCTGAAAACTGTAATCAAGTGTAATGACCTAAATTACCATAACTCAGGAAATGACCTTTCCTGAATACAGAAACAGATCAAAAACCTTTCATTACATTCCCAAGAAATTAATGCTTATATCAATTTTAATTCCTAAAACCTCTGTAACAATCTAAAAATCATCAGAAAATCTGTTCCTTAGCCATACCACTCTATTCAAACACAAATAGAagctgattttaaaaaattccaccTATAAAAGTGCAGTGACTTACCCATTGCACCGAATGTTGTGGTCAGTCCTCTCGTTTAGTGTCAATATACTCTGGAACTGACAGAACTCTGTGTGTTGTCAGATTGCTAGTGCCAATAGCAcaagatacacaaacacagcaaagGCAACCTTGGTTCTTCGTTCTTTAGTCAAATATTAACTCTAAGGCAGTCTTCTTAGCCAGTCATGACAAGCTAGAAGacgtgattgtgtatgtgtatatgggagagagagagagagagagagaaagagagagagagagagattaaggaAGAGAAACAAACAGGTGAAACAGGTTTCTGTTGGAATGAGTGTATGAAGTACATATAGCAAGAGCTAAGAAGCAACAGGAGTTGACGGAAGACACATTGAGTCATTCTGTGTTTTTGACAAATGGACATGTAGGTCTATGTCATTGCCACCCTCAGTATTTACTGCATGTTATTACAATGCAGTCCTTGATttgctgaactgaatcaaagaGCTGACAATTTAATTCAGTgaaacacaccaaaaaaaacaaataaatgaaaatttaaaactaaaaaattctaaaataataataataataataataataataataataataataataataaaaattggcATTTAAAACACc
The nucleotide sequence above comes from Hemibagrus wyckioides isolate EC202008001 linkage group LG01, SWU_Hwy_1.0, whole genome shotgun sequence. Encoded proteins:
- the sh3d21 gene encoding SH3 domain-containing protein 21, which translates into the protein MEVLVLLDFEGTMGDEITVRAGDVVKNVTPSSEEGWLEGELRGKRGIFPANFVQEVPVNLKGDSKREPRSIRQPKMMKEQCRKCEVTYNYTPHHQDELELVVGEVIEIIREIEDGWWMGKKAGKIGAFPSNFAKEIFVCPKDVKSRTKLSEAIFMKEGVQQQKASIRKKTNVKECCQVMFDYTASAEDELDLKKGEIVAIINKVSEDEGWWEGELNGRRGFFPDNFVMIIPMEALQEKSQPPLRRGTLKRSVNQAPGMDRINTEANTKTETKDEKSEAKDLRSDIPGKIKLPSLFKTPPPPIKDKPQKLTSKPSDDQPPVSPKAADCKPKDSDQFDGVDVSSAKLNHPTANRVKPPQRRPPTHTPASSDANQASTETDGADTKLPFHPKATGNNVPSNNKASTTLAPEKPTQTETKPSELPSLEQVLAELKELRMEMELFKTRHETDMKEIKDELNDERSKRMKLQDEVQLLRRQK